In the Mycolicibacterium thermoresistibile genome, one interval contains:
- a CDS encoding TIGR03619 family F420-dependent LLM class oxidoreductase — MATIGLSAYGMAGGELVELAACADELGFDTLWLGEHVVRPLTQRSAHPTSGTRQHHSGPLVAERTELIDPWAVHAAIAAVTTGIKLGTAVYVAALRHPLHTARTTITVQELSGGRVVFGVGVGWLEEEFDAFDVPFRTRVSRTEECLAILRAAWRGEPFSHHGRHFRIDRVQVHSRPVDIPVVLGGNGPKALARAATLGDGWFTSGTPEFDDALRMVREIRRVREQHGRPGPFTCYVRIPSVDEVGRYRDHDMTDLVLWADTVWQGRTLDEKRDRLAAAADRLGLVSRSSGDPPAAAAGRSQRRRSGSALRMGDDVPRRVQNTGARSAGVRDTRPQNSRAGANGARTARDEHRGEVSLLRPLKAAESVARMIVDEIKTKGLQPGDSLPLEATMLKQYGVSRESLREGLRLLEVQGMISIRRGPGGGPVVGTVDAGHLGRVSALFYNMADATYEELLEAWVWAEGELAERAARNPDAQLRSARMTPYLTDHDGSAEGLAPYLEGHTAFHRAVADLSNNRVLALSLQTYGQIVSHHVAVLSDPRSLRDVLVDEHRHIAEAVISGHARRARALMRSHLEGVTAFVRENIPVPLDQPIEWL, encoded by the coding sequence TTGGCGACGATCGGGCTGAGCGCGTACGGCATGGCCGGCGGCGAGCTGGTGGAACTGGCGGCCTGCGCGGACGAGCTGGGCTTCGACACCCTGTGGCTCGGCGAACATGTGGTGCGCCCGCTGACGCAGCGGAGTGCGCATCCCACCAGCGGAACCAGACAGCACCACTCCGGGCCGCTGGTCGCTGAACGCACCGAACTCATCGACCCGTGGGCGGTGCACGCCGCGATCGCCGCGGTGACCACGGGGATCAAGCTCGGCACCGCTGTCTATGTCGCTGCGCTGCGGCACCCCCTGCACACCGCACGCACCACGATCACCGTTCAGGAGTTGAGCGGCGGACGGGTCGTCTTCGGCGTCGGGGTGGGCTGGCTGGAGGAGGAGTTCGATGCCTTCGACGTGCCCTTCCGTACCCGGGTGTCGCGCACCGAGGAATGCCTCGCGATCCTTCGCGCGGCCTGGCGGGGAGAACCGTTCTCCCACCACGGCCGGCATTTCCGCATCGACCGGGTGCAGGTGCACAGCAGGCCGGTCGACATCCCGGTGGTGCTCGGCGGGAACGGCCCGAAGGCGCTGGCCCGGGCGGCCACGTTGGGAGACGGCTGGTTCACCTCCGGTACCCCCGAGTTCGACGACGCCCTGCGGATGGTGCGTGAGATCCGCCGGGTCCGTGAGCAGCACGGCCGCCCCGGTCCGTTCACCTGTTACGTGCGGATACCGTCCGTCGACGAGGTCGGCCGGTACCGCGATCACGACATGACAGATCTGGTGCTCTGGGCCGACACTGTGTGGCAAGGCCGTACGCTCGACGAGAAGCGGGATCGCCTCGCCGCAGCGGCCGACCGGCTGGGGTTGGTGTCCCGAAGCTCGGGTGATCCACCCGCTGCGGCGGCCGGACGGTCGCAGCGCCGGCGCAGCGGGTCGGCCTTACGGATGGGGGATGACGTGCCGCGCAGAGTGCAGAACACCGGGGCCCGGAGCGCCGGGGTGCGCGACACCAGGCCGCAGAACAGCCGAGCGGGTGCGAACGGGGCCAGGACGGCCAGGGACGAGCACCGCGGTGAGGTCTCGCTGTTGCGTCCGCTCAAGGCCGCGGAATCGGTCGCGCGCATGATCGTCGACGAGATCAAGACCAAGGGCCTGCAACCCGGTGACAGCCTCCCGTTGGAGGCCACGATGCTCAAGCAGTACGGCGTCAGCCGGGAATCACTGCGGGAAGGCCTGCGGCTGCTCGAGGTACAGGGCATGATCTCGATCCGCCGCGGGCCCGGCGGCGGACCGGTGGTGGGCACCGTCGACGCCGGCCATCTCGGCCGGGTGTCGGCGCTGTTCTACAACATGGCCGACGCCACCTACGAGGAACTGCTCGAGGCATGGGTGTGGGCCGAGGGCGAACTCGCCGAGCGTGCCGCGCGTAACCCCGACGCGCAACTGCGTTCCGCGCGGATGACACCCTATCTCACCGATCACGACGGTTCGGCCGAGGGACTCGCCCCGTATCTGGAGGGGCACACCGCCTTCCACCGCGCCGTGGCGGATCTGTCGAACAACCGTGTGCTGGCGCTCAGCCTGCAGACCTACGGTCAGATCGTCTCCCACCATGTGGCCGTCCTCAGCGACCCGCGCAGCCTGCGTGACGTCCTCGTCGACGAACACCGTCACATCGCCGAAGCGGTGATCTCCGGTCACGCCCGCCGGGCGCGCGCCCTGATGCGGTCACACCTCGAGGGCGTCACCGCTTTCGTCCGGGAGAACATCCCGGTTCCGTTGGATCAGCCCATCGAATGGCTCTGA
- a CDS encoding FAD-dependent oxidoreductase translates to MSASAPFRIGALSLRNRLVATAHGSGVVAGGLARPGDDDYWRRCAAGGAAMVIAGGTVVSPDSANRTGNITEAWRPEAVDGLRRRASAIAREGAVPVCQLVHLGRETLGAEIWEHPVAPSPVRSPREPVRARTMSESDIDRVIDDFVVSSRHAAEAGFRAVELHAAHGYLLGQFLSPAINRRPDAQNTAGRVRILHRLRSAIVEACPDLVVGVRVSVEDADEGDLGLDRVCEILPLLEPFDYLNVTVGVRTTYVRDMATAAPPLLPHIERLRGATSKPLLVSQAFRSRDDIESALHRGADLIGLARPLIADPELPRKLISGADSRIRPCVSCNEDCRSFTPVLLCTVNPTLAPPGQSARPATPLRFGTAPGTPARVAVVGAGPAGLEAALRLAGSHDVTLFESTDRIGGQLRIAAEAPHRTGWARLLRFYGENLDRVRLELNHRAGPDDLTGFGEVVIATGATEAATDHTMSATSLIGDHSTETIGNRVVIVDDGFGYWLTISAIETALARGAQHVTVLVPGPAFAATIPPESRVQLLRRLTGEPVDIVVQAALSHVSAAGSRYRLTYRNTLSGQTTGLTCDRVVTVGERIASDWQGLATALPQARVQVIGDAVVPRRVAHAVAEGYAAAQRIRA, encoded by the coding sequence ATCTCCGCGTCGGCACCCTTCCGGATCGGTGCACTCTCCCTTCGTAATCGCCTGGTGGCCACCGCACACGGTTCCGGTGTGGTGGCCGGCGGACTCGCCCGGCCCGGCGACGACGACTACTGGCGCCGCTGCGCCGCCGGCGGTGCGGCGATGGTGATCGCCGGCGGTACGGTCGTGAGCCCCGATTCGGCCAACCGCACAGGAAACATCACCGAAGCGTGGCGGCCCGAGGCCGTCGACGGTCTGCGACGTCGCGCATCGGCGATCGCCCGGGAAGGGGCGGTCCCGGTCTGCCAACTGGTGCACCTGGGCCGCGAGACCCTGGGAGCCGAGATCTGGGAACACCCCGTCGCTCCCTCCCCGGTGCGGTCACCGCGGGAACCCGTGCGCGCCAGGACCATGTCCGAATCCGACATCGACCGGGTGATCGACGACTTCGTCGTGAGTTCCCGCCACGCCGCGGAGGCCGGGTTCCGTGCGGTGGAACTGCATGCCGCACACGGTTATCTGCTGGGCCAGTTCCTGTCCCCGGCGATCAACCGGCGACCGGATGCCCAGAACACGGCCGGGCGGGTGCGGATCCTGCACCGGTTGCGTTCCGCCATCGTCGAAGCCTGTCCGGATCTCGTCGTCGGCGTGCGGGTCTCGGTTGAGGACGCCGACGAGGGCGATCTCGGCCTGGACCGGGTGTGCGAGATCCTCCCGCTGCTGGAACCCTTCGACTACCTCAATGTCACGGTCGGTGTGCGGACCACCTACGTCCGCGACATGGCGACCGCCGCACCGCCATTGCTGCCCCACATCGAGCGGCTGCGCGGGGCGACGAGCAAGCCGTTGCTGGTGTCGCAGGCCTTCCGCTCGCGGGACGACATCGAGTCCGCGCTGCACCGCGGGGCGGACCTGATCGGTCTGGCGCGTCCCCTGATCGCCGACCCGGAGCTGCCGCGAAAACTGATCAGCGGCGCGGACTCCCGAATCCGGCCGTGCGTGTCGTGCAACGAGGACTGCCGCTCGTTCACACCGGTGCTGCTGTGCACGGTCAACCCGACTCTCGCGCCGCCCGGGCAGAGCGCACGCCCGGCGACACCGCTGCGGTTCGGCACGGCGCCGGGCACCCCGGCGCGGGTGGCGGTGGTGGGTGCCGGCCCAGCCGGCCTGGAGGCCGCCCTCCGCCTCGCCGGCAGCCACGACGTCACGCTGTTCGAGAGCACCGACCGGATCGGCGGCCAGTTACGGATCGCCGCCGAGGCCCCGCACCGCACCGGCTGGGCGCGGCTGCTGCGGTTCTACGGTGAGAACCTCGACCGGGTGCGCCTCGAGCTCAACCACCGGGCCGGCCCGGATGATCTCACCGGGTTCGGGGAGGTCGTGATCGCGACCGGGGCGACCGAGGCGGCGACCGATCACACCATGTCGGCGACATCGCTGATCGGCGATCACAGCACGGAAACCATCGGCAACCGGGTGGTGATCGTCGACGACGGTTTCGGCTACTGGCTCACCATCAGCGCGATCGAAACCGCACTCGCCCGCGGGGCTCAGCACGTCACGGTCCTGGTGCCCGGGCCCGCGTTCGCCGCCACCATTCCGCCCGAATCGCGAGTCCAATTGCTGCGCAGGCTGACCGGCGAGCCGGTCGACATCGTCGTGCAGGCCGCTCTGAGCCATGTCTCCGCCGCCGGCAGCCGTTACCGGTTGACCTATCGGAACACCCTTTCCGGCCAGACCACCGGATTGACCTGCGACCGGGTCGTCACCGTCGGGGAACGGATCGCATCCGACTGGCAGGGGCTGGCCACCGCGCTGCCGCAGGCCCGGGTCCAGGTGATCGGAGACGCGGTGGTGCCGCGGCGCGTCGCTCACGCCGTCGCCGAGGGATACGCCGCAGCGCAACGCATCCGGGCCTGA
- a CDS encoding FAD-binding protein: MTDRLIVVGGGLSGIAVALGAALKGVPVTIFESDDKLGGAAAYSGGLVWIGANHAAIDSGIDDDLDRVRAYIRDIASRHPELLDEEAMERWITTAPVAARYWEDVGAITWTVIPGLADYHEQAKGALPEGRYITAAPVDRQRLGPWADKLRIGPYHPMGTTYAEALAKGRRNFDDPARDGSAGDRSENIIDDRAMVASRDEKEIFANDRSRHLTFGTGVVAAFLSRLLEVDGDVEILTGHRVTELLTRDGAVVGAVAQHAGQSVSRQGRVVLSTSGYDWNPELMREFIGVEEGDFGSVAPDSIRGDGLLLARSVGAATMTWPAGTVPMMPGWPSKVGTGFSHGPEACLPHSMIVDSSGRRFCDDSYWVDIMDKAFAENDRHWPMFLIWDDDHRQKYGLQETPPGGEYPEGLVTSAPTLKELGTALGIDGDALTETAAEFSRWAERGEDPHFGRGSVAYIARNLGDPNNDGNPLLGPIRKPPFHGLRLKVLGTGIGMSGIGVDAEARVLRPDGSVIEGLYAIGSCAAFTTSGTGYNSGFALSRGITHAYLIAESL; encoded by the coding sequence GTGACGGATCGGTTGATCGTCGTCGGTGGCGGATTGTCCGGCATCGCCGTGGCGCTCGGTGCAGCACTGAAGGGCGTTCCCGTCACGATCTTCGAGAGCGACGACAAACTCGGCGGCGCCGCCGCGTACTCGGGTGGGTTGGTGTGGATCGGGGCCAACCATGCGGCGATCGACTCCGGCATCGATGACGACCTGGACAGGGTCCGGGCCTACATCCGCGACATCGCGTCCCGGCATCCCGAACTGCTCGACGAAGAGGCGATGGAGCGGTGGATCACCACCGCGCCGGTGGCGGCCAGATACTGGGAGGACGTCGGCGCCATCACATGGACCGTCATCCCTGGGCTGGCCGACTACCACGAGCAGGCCAAGGGAGCGTTGCCCGAGGGCCGTTACATCACCGCCGCGCCCGTCGACAGGCAGCGTCTGGGGCCGTGGGCCGACAAGCTCAGGATCGGTCCGTACCATCCGATGGGCACGACCTATGCGGAGGCATTGGCCAAGGGACGGCGCAACTTCGACGACCCGGCACGGGACGGCTCGGCAGGGGACAGGTCGGAGAACATCATCGACGATCGGGCGATGGTCGCCAGCCGTGACGAGAAGGAGATCTTCGCCAACGACCGGTCCCGTCACCTCACCTTCGGCACCGGTGTCGTCGCGGCGTTCCTGAGCCGGCTGCTCGAGGTGGACGGCGATGTCGAGATCCTCACCGGGCACCGGGTCACCGAGCTGCTGACCCGCGACGGCGCGGTCGTCGGGGCGGTCGCTCAGCACGCGGGACAGTCCGTCTCCCGGCAGGGGCGCGTGGTGCTGTCCACCAGCGGCTACGACTGGAATCCCGAACTGATGCGCGAGTTCATCGGGGTCGAAGAGGGCGACTTCGGCAGCGTGGCGCCGGACAGCATCCGGGGCGACGGCCTGCTGTTGGCCCGGTCGGTGGGCGCGGCGACGATGACCTGGCCGGCCGGAACCGTCCCGATGATGCCGGGCTGGCCGTCGAAGGTCGGCACCGGGTTCTCCCACGGACCCGAGGCGTGTCTGCCGCACAGCATGATCGTGGACTCCTCGGGCCGACGGTTCTGTGACGACTCGTACTGGGTCGACATCATGGACAAGGCGTTCGCCGAGAACGACCGGCACTGGCCGATGTTCCTGATCTGGGACGACGACCACCGCCAGAAGTACGGGCTGCAGGAGACCCCGCCGGGCGGTGAGTACCCCGAGGGGTTGGTGACCAGTGCCCCGACCCTCAAGGAACTCGGCACGGCACTGGGTATCGACGGTGATGCCCTGACCGAGACCGCGGCCGAGTTCAGCCGGTGGGCCGAGCGCGGGGAGGACCCGCACTTCGGCCGCGGGTCGGTGGCCTACATCGCGCGGAATCTGGGCGATCCGAACAACGACGGCAACCCGTTGCTCGGACCCATCCGCAAGCCGCCCTTCCACGGTCTGCGCCTGAAGGTGCTCGGTACCGGAATCGGCATGAGCGGCATCGGCGTCGACGCCGAAGCCCGTGTGCTGCGACCCGACGGGTCCGTCATCGAGGGGTTGTACGCGATCGGGTCGTGCGCGGCCTTCACCACCTCCGGCACCGGCTACAACAGCGGGTTCGCGCTGAGTCGCGGGATCACCCACGCCTACCTCATCGCGGAGAGTCTGTGA
- a CDS encoding PEP/pyruvate-binding domain-containing protein, translated as MPNIVQINSAATDSAASAQLTERALVGGKGRHLMLCSAAGFPVPPGFTITTDAYDAFLAHNKLTDTVAKSAAAFVYHDVDTLEQQATAIQEVILNGQIPPALAEEVAARYSELGGYVAVRSSGTAEDMADASFAGLHDTFLDITGEDALLEAVKKCWASLWTSRAIAYRGEQGHAPGALPKLAVVVQQMVEADAAGVMFTANPLTSNTDEIVVNSCWGLGEGLVSGIVNPDQFVLGKDRLAIKERMLGDKAVTVKRNPDGPDSTVSVPTPEPKREAWSIADDTVVRLGELARRIERYFDGLPQDIEWAVKDNEIFVLQSRAITGVDFTWDSDVDAWQEAEDEPEAIWTRKFADEFWTGPITPLFYSVRARGFTNAGVRSALDWGFADVAAKRRHKYFKAEVYTNSEYQKALVSHAIPKSMREGSVAWLNSADRKAAASWPFSWREYVRMLARIQFMTQNGLYEWFKEADNYDLEKVPERGRLDPEALKLWSDEALRRLIKQYTDYAENKHYSQWTGWFIHAANAMTILGKMLASWYDGTNANIFTDLITGLPERTRTMQENIDLWQLASAIRSNAAVRELFEKSSETEFFDRLADLPEGASVYAQYREFLDLHGHRGHADRDFYFPRRLDDPAIDYRLLKALLSGDGSFDPVAAEKELQRRREAAVADVLDRLRNQPMGALRVAAFNTVYKYVVRFMLHRDNQRHHLDRVTYAKKLAFTEVGRRVHERGLLPREDDFYFLTEDELFGLLHGTGNARLCQAKVIGRRNAFEQYASGKFVPPEFMQNGREWVDPEAQQLQVADDGSGIQGFGTSPGTYTGRARVITSLDDIGRVEQGDVLITNSTDPAWTPVFLVIGGLVLETGGLLAHGACLSREYNLPAVTAPAATTRIPDGATITVDGVAGTVIVHQEATVQ; from the coding sequence ATGCCGAATATCGTTCAGATAAACAGCGCGGCGACCGACAGCGCGGCAAGCGCGCAGCTGACCGAGCGCGCCCTGGTCGGCGGCAAGGGTCGGCATCTCATGCTGTGCAGCGCGGCAGGGTTCCCGGTTCCGCCCGGTTTCACCATCACCACGGACGCCTACGACGCTTTCCTGGCCCACAACAAGCTCACCGACACCGTGGCGAAGAGCGCCGCGGCATTCGTCTACCACGACGTCGACACGTTGGAGCAACAGGCCACGGCCATCCAAGAGGTGATCCTCAACGGGCAGATCCCGCCTGCCCTGGCCGAAGAGGTCGCGGCGAGGTATTCGGAGTTGGGCGGATACGTCGCGGTCCGGTCCTCCGGAACCGCCGAGGACATGGCCGACGCTTCCTTCGCGGGTCTGCACGACACCTTCCTCGACATCACCGGTGAGGACGCGCTGCTGGAGGCGGTCAAGAAGTGCTGGGCGTCGCTGTGGACCTCCCGGGCGATCGCCTACCGCGGCGAACAAGGCCACGCCCCAGGGGCACTGCCCAAGCTCGCCGTCGTCGTGCAGCAGATGGTCGAAGCCGACGCGGCGGGGGTGATGTTCACCGCCAACCCGCTGACGAGCAACACCGACGAGATCGTCGTCAACTCCTGCTGGGGGCTGGGCGAGGGATTGGTGTCCGGCATCGTGAACCCCGACCAGTTCGTCCTGGGCAAGGACAGGTTGGCCATCAAGGAGCGCATGCTCGGTGACAAGGCCGTCACGGTGAAGCGGAATCCGGACGGGCCCGACAGCACCGTCTCGGTTCCCACTCCCGAACCCAAGCGGGAGGCGTGGTCGATCGCCGACGACACCGTCGTGCGACTCGGCGAGCTCGCGCGCAGGATCGAACGGTACTTCGACGGTCTGCCTCAGGACATCGAATGGGCGGTCAAGGACAATGAGATCTTCGTCCTGCAGTCCCGGGCCATCACCGGTGTCGACTTCACCTGGGACTCCGACGTCGACGCCTGGCAGGAGGCCGAGGACGAACCCGAGGCGATCTGGACGCGGAAGTTCGCAGACGAGTTCTGGACCGGCCCGATCACGCCGCTGTTCTATTCGGTCCGGGCTCGGGGCTTCACCAACGCGGGCGTGCGTTCCGCGCTCGACTGGGGCTTCGCCGACGTGGCCGCCAAGCGCCGGCACAAGTACTTCAAGGCCGAGGTCTACACCAACTCCGAATACCAGAAGGCGTTGGTGAGCCATGCCATCCCGAAGAGCATGCGGGAAGGGTCGGTGGCCTGGCTCAACAGTGCGGACCGGAAAGCCGCGGCGAGTTGGCCGTTCTCCTGGCGGGAGTACGTGCGGATGCTCGCCAGGATCCAGTTCATGACGCAGAACGGCCTTTACGAGTGGTTCAAGGAGGCCGACAACTACGACCTCGAAAAGGTCCCGGAGCGGGGCAGACTCGATCCGGAGGCGCTCAAACTCTGGTCGGATGAGGCACTTCGGCGGTTGATCAAGCAGTACACCGACTACGCCGAGAACAAGCACTACAGCCAGTGGACGGGTTGGTTCATCCACGCCGCCAACGCGATGACGATCCTGGGCAAGATGCTTGCCTCGTGGTATGACGGCACCAACGCCAACATCTTCACCGACCTGATCACCGGGCTGCCGGAACGCACCCGGACCATGCAGGAGAACATCGACCTCTGGCAGCTGGCCTCGGCGATCCGCTCGAATGCCGCGGTGCGGGAGCTGTTCGAGAAGAGCTCGGAGACCGAGTTCTTCGACCGGCTCGCCGACCTTCCGGAGGGTGCGTCCGTCTACGCGCAGTACCGTGAGTTCCTCGACCTCCATGGTCATCGGGGACATGCCGACCGTGACTTCTACTTCCCGCGGCGGCTCGACGATCCGGCGATCGACTACCGCCTGCTGAAGGCGTTGCTGTCCGGCGACGGCAGCTTCGATCCGGTGGCGGCCGAGAAGGAACTGCAGCGGCGACGCGAGGCCGCGGTGGCCGATGTCCTCGACCGGCTCCGCAACCAGCCGATGGGCGCGCTGCGGGTCGCCGCCTTCAACACGGTGTACAAGTACGTGGTCCGGTTCATGCTGCACCGTGACAACCAGCGTCACCACCTCGACCGCGTCACGTACGCCAAGAAGCTGGCCTTCACCGAGGTCGGCCGGCGGGTGCACGAGCGGGGCCTGCTGCCGCGGGAGGACGATTTCTACTTCCTCACCGAGGACGAGTTGTTCGGACTGCTGCACGGGACCGGGAACGCCCGGCTGTGCCAGGCAAAGGTGATCGGCCGCCGCAACGCGTTCGAGCAGTACGCCAGTGGGAAATTCGTGCCGCCCGAGTTCATGCAGAACGGCCGCGAATGGGTGGACCCCGAGGCCCAGCAGCTCCAGGTGGCCGACGACGGCTCCGGGATCCAGGGTTTCGGTACGTCGCCCGGCACCTACACCGGCCGTGCACGCGTCATCACCAGCCTCGATGACATCGGCCGGGTCGAGCAGGGGGATGTGCTGATCACCAACAGCACCGACCCCGCGTGGACCCCGGTCTTCCTGGTGATCGGCGGGCTGGTGCTGGAGACCGGCGGGCTGCTGGCCCACGGTGCGTGCCTGTCGCGTGAGTACAACCTGCCCGCCGTCACCGCGCCGGCGGCGACGACACGGATCCCCGACGGCGCCACCATCACCGTCGACGGTGTGGCCGGGACCGTCATCGTGCATCAGGAGGCGACGGTCCAGTGA
- a CDS encoding FAD-dependent oxidoreductase: MAQPLELRGVRLRNRLVATAHGIAAVDDGMPNETDAAYWSRLSRSGPAMIITGGVQVSKNATLRSRYLGEAWHDWSAAGFRKRADAIAAGGALAVVQLGHLGRETLGAQTFFPFEAPSAVRGPREPVAAHVLTETEIRGVVRAFARSAANMVAAGYGGVEIHGAHGYLIAEFLSRVVNDRADRYGGDVVGRATMLLETIEAIRAAVPEETVLGVRFSVENDPGGLSVTDIAEVCEVMQARAPVDYVNVSFGVRGYYVRDMATTRPPLLGQTRALSDALDVPLLVSCSFRTRADIESVLRDGGATLVGAARPYMADHEFARKLLDGRDGEIRPCVSCNEDCRTFDPTAMCSVNPDLAPPGAERRPAEPTLLHVSRTPPGRSDRVAVVGGGPGGMECALSLVRTGDVEVTLFERDDRLGGQLALALRAEGRGGWAQLIDYYRRQLADAGVEVRLGSPIEDARTLAGFDAVVWAVGATEVASGPDLAMPTVTTTEYLLDAPPAEAPIVIDDGFGWWPAVGLVETALARGASSVTFLTPGSGFAGGVPPESRLQLMERLRGRPVRVIVHASVLASGTDTLTIAHNGSDVSEVIRGDLAVRTGVRTARPIPHLDGQTSLAIGDCVMPRRVSHAIAEGRAAALRLVCSPTPAVRDVGWMIPLDD; encoded by the coding sequence TTGGCGCAGCCTCTGGAGCTGCGCGGCGTGCGGCTGCGAAACCGCTTGGTCGCCACCGCGCACGGCATCGCCGCGGTGGACGACGGAATGCCGAACGAGACGGATGCCGCGTACTGGTCCCGGCTGTCCCGCAGCGGTCCGGCGATGATCATCACCGGTGGAGTGCAGGTTTCCAAGAACGCCACGCTGCGCAGCCGCTACCTCGGCGAGGCGTGGCACGACTGGTCCGCAGCGGGATTCCGCAAGCGCGCCGATGCGATCGCCGCCGGCGGCGCGCTCGCGGTCGTCCAGCTCGGCCACCTCGGCCGGGAAACCCTCGGGGCTCAGACGTTCTTCCCGTTCGAGGCTCCCAGCGCCGTGCGGGGACCCCGCGAGCCGGTGGCCGCGCACGTCCTCACCGAGACCGAGATCCGGGGTGTGGTCCGGGCTTTCGCGCGGTCGGCGGCCAACATGGTGGCGGCCGGATACGGTGGGGTCGAGATCCACGGAGCCCACGGCTACCTGATCGCCGAGTTCCTCTCCCGGGTGGTCAACGACCGCGCCGACCGGTACGGCGGTGACGTCGTCGGGCGGGCCACCATGCTGCTCGAGACGATCGAGGCGATCAGGGCAGCGGTCCCGGAGGAGACGGTCCTCGGGGTCAGATTCTCGGTGGAGAACGATCCGGGCGGCCTCTCCGTGACCGACATCGCCGAGGTGTGCGAGGTGATGCAGGCGCGGGCCCCGGTCGACTATGTCAACGTCAGCTTCGGCGTGCGGGGGTACTACGTGCGCGATATGGCCACCACCCGGCCCCCGCTGCTCGGACAGACCCGGGCGCTGTCGGACGCCCTCGACGTGCCGCTGCTGGTGTCCTGTTCATTCCGCACCCGTGCCGACATCGAATCGGTGCTACGCGACGGCGGGGCGACACTGGTCGGCGCGGCCCGCCCCTACATGGCTGACCATGAGTTCGCCCGCAAGCTGCTCGACGGCCGCGATGGCGAGATCCGGCCGTGTGTCTCGTGTAATGAGGACTGCCGGACATTCGACCCGACCGCGATGTGTTCGGTCAACCCCGACCTGGCGCCGCCGGGAGCCGAGCGCAGACCCGCCGAGCCGACCCTGCTGCACGTGTCGCGCACCCCGCCCGGCCGAAGTGACCGGGTCGCGGTGGTCGGTGGGGGCCCGGGCGGCATGGAATGTGCGCTGTCACTGGTCCGGACCGGCGATGTCGAGGTGACGCTCTTCGAACGCGACGACCGGTTGGGCGGGCAACTCGCGCTGGCGCTGCGCGCCGAGGGCCGCGGCGGGTGGGCGCAGTTGATCGACTACTACCGGCGTCAACTCGCGGACGCGGGTGTCGAGGTGAGGCTCGGTTCGCCGATCGAGGACGCTCGCACCCTCGCCGGTTTCGACGCGGTGGTCTGGGCCGTCGGGGCCACCGAGGTGGCTTCGGGGCCGGATCTGGCCATGCCGACGGTGACGACCACCGAGTATCTGCTCGATGCGCCGCCGGCCGAGGCGCCCATCGTGATCGACGACGGATTCGGCTGGTGGCCGGCGGTCGGCCTGGTGGAGACCGCGCTGGCACGCGGCGCATCCTCGGTGACCTTCCTGACCCCGGGATCCGGCTTCGCCGGCGGGGTTCCGCCTGAGTCGCGGCTCCAGCTGATGGAACGCCTCCGCGGCAGACCGGTCCGGGTGATCGTGCACGCCTCTGTCCTCGCGTCCGGCACGGATACGTTGACGATCGCGCACAACGGGTCGGACGTTTCGGAGGTCATCCGCGGCGACCTCGCCGTGCGGACCGGGGTGCGCACCGCCCGGCCGATACCGCATCTCGACGGCCAGACCAGCCTCGCCATCGGCGACTGTGTGATGCCACGACGGGTCTCGCACGCCATCGCCGAGGGGCGGGCGGCGGCGCTTCGGCTGGTGTGCTCGCCGACGCCGGCGGTCCGAGATGTGGGTTGGATGATTCCTCTTGACGATTGA
- a CDS encoding tyrosine-protein phosphatase — protein MTDRSTAAGGADAVLPRPLRLAGAPNFRDLGGIAATDGRRIAPRRLFRGEAFAELSARDWAAVRAVGLRLVCDLRSPAERAKADVRWPESVRQLHLPVLPDERAAGAAVFRRIAEDPSGAAARDVLLGNYGSMPATVAGSLRELFTGIIDHDGVPVLIYCREGKDRTGFVTALLLAALGVEWDAIVADYLLSAPHFDADGARRTISRLSGIDEREGPSEAAIEALRVRPEYLRRAFDVIDSDFGGVDEYLHRAGGLDTERRRRLQAVFLD, from the coding sequence ATGACGGACCGATCGACGGCTGCGGGCGGGGCGGACGCGGTGTTGCCGCGGCCGCTCCGCCTGGCCGGTGCCCCGAATTTCCGGGATCTCGGTGGAATCGCGGCCACCGATGGTCGGCGAATCGCGCCGCGCCGGCTGTTCCGCGGCGAGGCGTTCGCTGAGTTGTCGGCCCGGGACTGGGCCGCCGTGCGGGCGGTGGGTCTCCGGCTGGTCTGCGACCTGCGCAGCCCGGCCGAGCGGGCGAAGGCCGACGTGCGGTGGCCGGAGTCGGTGCGGCAGCTGCACCTGCCGGTGCTTCCCGACGAGCGGGCAGCCGGGGCAGCGGTTTTCCGGCGGATCGCGGAAGACCCGTCCGGTGCTGCCGCCCGTGACGTGCTCCTGGGTAACTACGGTTCGATGCCTGCCACCGTCGCCGGATCGTTGCGCGAACTGTTCACCGGCATCATCGATCACGACGGCGTACCGGTGCTGATCTACTGCCGGGAGGGCAAGGACCGCACCGGGTTCGTCACCGCACTGCTGCTCGCCGCGCTCGGGGTGGAATGGGACGCCATCGTCGCCGATTACCTGCTCAGCGCCCCACACTTCGATGCGGACGGGGCCCGTCGCACGATCAGCCGGCTGTCGGGCATCGATGAGCGCGAAGGTCCGAGTGAGGCGGCGATCGAAGCGCTGCGGGTGCGCCCGGAGTATCTGCGGCGGGCCTTCGACGTGATCGATTCGGATTTCGGCGGTGTCGACGAATACCTGCACCGGGCCGGAGGCCTCGACACCGAGCGCAGGCGCCGGTTGCAGGCGGTGTTCCTCGATTGA